A part of Tessaracoccus timonensis genomic DNA contains:
- a CDS encoding IS5 family transposase, with protein MSRFQMLSDAQWELIAPMLPTRTGRAGRPFADARAMVEAIIYRYRCGIAWRDLPEVYGPWQTVWTWHRRLAEKGTWDTVLATLTAAADAEGLIDWSVSVDSTIARAHQHATNITRHTGGWIELQESA; from the coding sequence ATGTCCCGGTTCCAGATGCTCTCCGACGCCCAATGGGAGTTGATCGCCCCGATGCTCCCGACCCGGACCGGCCGCGCCGGCAGGCCGTTCGCCGACGCCCGCGCCATGGTGGAGGCGATCATCTACCGGTACCGGTGCGGAATCGCTTGGAGGGATCTGCCCGAGGTCTACGGGCCCTGGCAGACCGTGTGGACCTGGCATCGGCGCTTGGCCGAAAAAGGCACCTGGGACACGGTGCTGGCCACGCTGACCGCCGCCGCTGACGCCGAAGGCCTGATCGATTGGTCGGTCTCGGTGGACTCCACGATCGCCCGCGCCCACCAGCACGCGACGAACATCACCCGCCACACAGGGGGATGGATCGAACTACAAGAATCCGCGTGA
- a CDS encoding WXG100 family type VII secretion target yields MSVHTQQVSSAFAAPAPVQGAMAAARMGVTTATRLVVGQPEKLQGAAPMFETIGGQVAQLASQARSAASGIASWDGHAREAFNNKVERIGSQLDSLEPTFSQITQLLNQAANTSIQTANSIATLVRSIVTAVTTAYHTAKAAAVKTLGAALAKWLAWAIQQAARLLQMVIQMANTAAKMLDAIGKTIDRVKEVARNVGERLLELCRTLGLPEKARKLADVALNKGKEIWDSAEYKYGDDEEFRPGEGGRRGRWSERSFGGHDDLEDHKPTSPDVKVKLMEGERNFGLHGEGELRGEHDLGDGNTISGGVKGEAGVLMADGSVYAGNKGIGAEGSVFSGVRASADGSVSTLGGHASVNAEGTASAGAGAEGNVAVGRDGAQATAGAFAGAKAEGSVGGEVAGVGSTVKGEAWAGAGAEVDAKLKWDDGKLQVGLGVGAGLGVGGKVGGEITIEPAKTVDAVKSAGGAVVDYFKGK; encoded by the coding sequence ATGTCTGTCCACACCCAGCAAGTCTCGTCCGCATTCGCTGCCCCCGCGCCAGTGCAGGGGGCCATGGCCGCCGCTCGAATGGGGGTCACCACCGCCACCAGGCTCGTCGTCGGCCAGCCGGAGAAGTTGCAGGGTGCGGCGCCGATGTTCGAAACCATCGGCGGCCAGGTGGCGCAGCTCGCCAGCCAGGCACGCAGCGCTGCGTCGGGGATTGCCAGCTGGGACGGCCACGCTCGCGAGGCGTTCAACAACAAGGTGGAGCGCATCGGTTCGCAGCTCGACAGCTTGGAGCCGACGTTTTCGCAGATCACCCAGCTGCTGAACCAAGCCGCCAACACGAGTATCCAGACTGCGAATTCGATTGCGACGTTGGTGCGCTCCATCGTGACGGCCGTCACCACCGCGTACCACACGGCAAAGGCCGCTGCGGTCAAGACGTTGGGGGCTGCGCTCGCGAAGTGGCTCGCGTGGGCCATCCAGCAGGCCGCACGGCTGCTGCAGATGGTGATTCAGATGGCCAACACCGCGGCGAAGATGCTCGACGCCATCGGGAAGACCATCGACCGCGTGAAAGAGGTCGCCCGCAATGTCGGCGAGCGGTTGCTTGAACTGTGCCGAACCCTCGGCCTTCCTGAGAAGGCGCGAAAGCTCGCAGACGTTGCCTTGAACAAGGGCAAGGAAATCTGGGACAGCGCCGAGTATAAGTACGGTGATGACGAGGAATTCCGGCCGGGCGAGGGCGGACGTCGCGGACGATGGAGCGAGCGATCGTTCGGCGGCCACGACGATCTGGAGGATCACAAGCCCACATCCCCGGATGTCAAGGTCAAGCTGATGGAGGGCGAGAGGAACTTCGGCCTGCACGGCGAAGGCGAGCTCCGGGGCGAACACGATCTTGGGGATGGGAACACCATCTCCGGTGGTGTCAAAGGTGAGGCCGGGGTGCTGATGGCCGACGGCAGCGTGTACGCGGGCAACAAGGGCATCGGCGCTGAGGGGTCGGTGTTCAGCGGCGTACGTGCGTCTGCAGACGGCAGCGTCAGCACGCTGGGCGGGCACGCCTCGGTGAATGCGGAAGGTACCGCGTCGGCTGGGGCTGGCGCTGAGGGTAATGTCGCGGTCGGGCGTGACGGTGCACAGGCGACGGCTGGGGCGTTTGCTGGCGCCAAGGCTGAGGGCTCCGTTGGAGGCGAGGTTGCCGGTGTGGGTTCCACCGTGAAGGGCGAGGCCTGGGCAGGTGCTGGCGCCGAAGTGGATGCCAAGCTGAAGTGGGACGACGGCAAGTTGCAGGTTGGTCTCGGCGTCGGTGCGGGCCTCGGCGTGGGCGGCAAGGTTGGTGGCGAGATCACCATCGAGCCGGCCAAGACGGTGGACGCGGTGAAGTCGGCGGGCGGCGCCGTCGTCGACTACTTCAAGGGCAAGTAG
- a CDS encoding DUF2017 family protein has translation MKLQPDAVVWVFDGRDGVRAMLADLVGGYRNSLQDLLPPSAVDSFDDPFQAMAADEQFRALNHVEGYRLQRLFPKPLTEEESDDEVWEGMVRGRAATLHAHATTVLTELADDGDLVPVLEMSVTPWLQTLGALRTSLHAELAQSSKPDAEPSAEQVEAYPALAAVLDWLAYNIEDLLETRSICLAAGAGLDVSERGEWE, from the coding sequence GTGAAGTTACAACCCGATGCTGTCGTGTGGGTATTTGATGGCCGCGACGGGGTCCGCGCCATGCTGGCGGATCTCGTCGGGGGCTACCGCAACTCGCTGCAAGACCTGCTTCCGCCGAGCGCGGTGGATTCGTTCGACGACCCGTTCCAGGCGATGGCGGCCGACGAGCAATTCCGGGCGCTCAACCACGTCGAGGGCTACCGCTTGCAGCGGCTGTTCCCGAAGCCGTTGACGGAGGAGGAATCGGACGATGAGGTGTGGGAGGGCATGGTGCGCGGGCGCGCTGCGACGCTCCACGCGCACGCCACGACCGTCCTCACCGAGCTTGCCGACGACGGCGACCTCGTCCCTGTCCTGGAGATGTCGGTGACCCCGTGGCTGCAAACCCTGGGCGCGCTGCGCACGTCGCTGCACGCTGAACTCGCGCAATCATCCAAGCCCGACGCGGAACCCTCGGCCGAGCAGGTGGAGGCGTATCCGGCGCTGGCGGCGGTGCTGGACTGGCTCGCCTACAACATTGAAGACCTGCTCGAGACGCGGTCGATCTGCCTCGCGGCAGGCGCCGGGCTCGACGTGAGTGAACGCGGGGAGTGGGAGTGA
- the clpS gene encoding ATP-dependent Clp protease adapter ClpS codes for MTETVSRPEEAVEATVQRQWVTIVWDDPVNLMSYVAHVFQEYFHYPEAEAERLMLKVHNEGRAVVSTGNREEMERDVMAMQNYSLWATMEPA; via the coding sequence GTGACTGAGACCGTATCGCGCCCCGAGGAAGCCGTCGAGGCTACCGTGCAGCGGCAGTGGGTCACCATCGTCTGGGATGATCCGGTGAACCTGATGAGCTACGTCGCGCACGTGTTCCAGGAATACTTTCACTACCCCGAAGCCGAGGCCGAGCGCCTCATGCTGAAGGTGCACAACGAGGGTCGGGCGGTCGTCTCCACCGGCAACCGTGAGGAGATGGAGCGCGACGTCATGGCCATGCAGAACTATTCGCTGTGGGCGACGATGGAGCCGGCGTGA
- a CDS encoding dihydrofolate reductase has protein sequence MRIVAIAAVAENGVIGSGDDMVWHLPDDFRRFKRVTTGNTLVMGRRTHEQIGRALPGRRTIVVTRNKEWRDDDVEVAHSIEEALALAEQTPDKVCYIAGGSQIYEAAWPYLTELDITQVHLAPEGEALFPHISPREWTEISREVGDEFDFVQYRPTPSPAIE, from the coding sequence ATGCGCATTGTGGCAATCGCGGCGGTGGCCGAGAACGGCGTCATCGGGTCCGGCGACGACATGGTGTGGCACCTGCCGGACGACTTCCGTCGGTTCAAGCGGGTGACCACCGGCAACACACTGGTGATGGGGCGGAGGACCCACGAGCAGATCGGCCGAGCGTTACCGGGGCGGCGGACCATCGTCGTGACTCGAAACAAGGAGTGGCGCGACGACGATGTCGAGGTCGCGCACAGCATCGAGGAAGCGCTGGCGCTGGCCGAACAGACCCCTGACAAGGTGTGTTACATCGCGGGTGGGTCGCAGATCTACGAGGCGGCCTGGCCGTATCTCACGGAGCTCGATATCACCCAGGTGCACCTCGCGCCCGAGGGCGAGGCTCTGTTCCCGCACATTTCCCCGCGCGAGTGGACGGAGATCTCCCGCGAAGTGGGCGACGAGTTCGACTTCGTCCAGTACCGCCCGACGCCGTCTCCGGCCATCGAGTAG
- the rdgB gene encoding RdgB/HAM1 family non-canonical purine NTP pyrophosphatase, translated as MNRPTRVVLATNNPKKLVELRRVVEQAGVDLEVLSLADVEPYPEPDETERTFEGNALIKARAAAERSGIAAVADDSGLEVDELNGMPGVRSSRWAGPMCDDDENNELLLAQLHGVPAERRTARFCCALALVSPDGEQRIWHGTMEGRIGEAPVGDNGFGYDPLFIPEGEERSSGEMSPEEKDAISHRGEAVRAFVAWLGEQA; from the coding sequence ATGAACCGCCCGACGCGGGTGGTGCTTGCCACCAACAACCCGAAGAAGCTCGTCGAGCTGCGACGAGTGGTCGAGCAAGCGGGCGTCGACCTCGAGGTGCTCAGCCTCGCCGACGTGGAACCCTACCCCGAGCCGGACGAGACCGAGCGCACCTTCGAAGGCAACGCGCTCATCAAAGCGCGCGCCGCGGCGGAGCGCTCAGGCATCGCTGCCGTCGCCGACGATTCCGGCCTCGAAGTGGACGAGCTGAACGGCATGCCGGGCGTGCGTTCGTCGCGCTGGGCAGGGCCGATGTGTGACGACGACGAGAACAACGAACTCCTGCTCGCGCAGCTCCACGGGGTTCCGGCGGAGCGCCGGACGGCCAGGTTTTGCTGCGCGCTGGCGCTGGTGTCCCCCGACGGTGAGCAGCGCATCTGGCACGGCACCATGGAGGGGCGCATCGGCGAGGCGCCCGTCGGTGACAACGGGTTTGGCTACGATCCGCTGTTCATTCCGGAAGGCGAGGAGCGCTCGTCGGGGGAGATGAGCCCGGAAGAGAAGGACGCGATCAGCCATCGCGGTGAGGCGGTGCGCGCGTTCGTCGCGTGGCTGGGGGAGCAGGCGTGA
- a CDS encoding DNA polymerase IV has product MTTRILHLDLDAFFASVEQRDKPSLRGKPVVVGGTGTRGVVATASYEARVFGIRSAMSGAEARRRAHGRVAFLGGRWQAYKESSQVVMGLLREISPLVEPLSLDEAYVDLAPSGWAADELPDKVAWLRAELTRRTSGLSASVGVGSSKLVAKLASEAAKPDGSRILAPDEELAFLGPLPVRAIPGVGPATEQRLLAIGMYTVDDLRAADPGELIRELGQASGASLARLARGEDDRRVVANSEAKSISTEDTFQQDLTDSAHLQAILRRDAAAVSKRLRGKSLFARTVTIKVRFADFETITRAASLGGATDDVDVITAAGLGLLEEIDPCRGVRLLGIGVSNFAGAAQDRLFGDEQAQEEEPSSSAFDTEELAGVRGHGWYTGADVEHDEFGRGWVWGSGRGLITVRFEQRGGRPGPVRTLPLDDPALHLAEPEPLHGAEERGSRES; this is encoded by the coding sequence ATGACCACCCGCATCCTGCACCTCGACCTCGACGCGTTCTTCGCGTCGGTGGAGCAGCGCGATAAACCCAGCCTGCGCGGCAAACCCGTCGTCGTGGGCGGCACCGGCACGCGCGGGGTAGTGGCCACCGCGAGCTACGAAGCGCGGGTATTCGGGATCCGCTCGGCGATGTCCGGCGCCGAGGCGCGCCGACGCGCTCACGGCCGGGTCGCATTCCTCGGGGGACGCTGGCAGGCGTACAAAGAATCGTCGCAGGTAGTCATGGGGCTCTTGCGCGAGATCTCACCCCTGGTCGAACCGCTCAGCTTGGACGAAGCCTACGTGGACCTGGCGCCGTCGGGATGGGCTGCCGACGAGCTCCCCGACAAGGTGGCGTGGCTCCGGGCTGAGCTGACGCGTCGCACGAGCGGGCTGAGTGCGTCGGTGGGGGTGGGGTCGTCGAAGCTCGTGGCGAAGCTGGCCTCCGAAGCAGCGAAGCCGGATGGCTCCCGCATTCTTGCGCCCGACGAGGAGTTGGCGTTTCTGGGGCCGCTGCCGGTGAGGGCGATTCCGGGTGTCGGGCCGGCGACGGAGCAGCGCCTGCTCGCCATCGGCATGTACACGGTGGACGACCTCCGAGCCGCTGATCCGGGAGAGCTCATCCGGGAGCTTGGTCAGGCTTCGGGCGCCTCGCTCGCGCGGCTAGCCCGCGGCGAGGACGACCGTCGGGTAGTGGCAAACTCCGAAGCCAAGTCGATCTCAACCGAGGACACCTTCCAGCAAGACCTCACCGATAGCGCCCACCTCCAAGCCATCCTGCGCCGCGACGCCGCCGCCGTCTCCAAGAGACTCCGCGGCAAATCGTTGTTCGCGCGCACCGTCACCATCAAGGTGCGATTCGCGGATTTCGAGACGATCACCCGCGCCGCCTCGCTCGGCGGGGCGACGGACGACGTCGACGTCATCACTGCCGCCGGGTTGGGCCTTCTTGAGGAGATCGATCCGTGCCGGGGCGTCCGACTGCTCGGCATCGGGGTGAGTAACTTCGCAGGTGCGGCGCAAGACCGCCTGTTCGGTGACGAGCAGGCCCAAGAAGAGGAGCCCAGTTCCTCCGCATTCGATACCGAAGAGCTGGCTGGGGTGCGCGGGCACGGCTGGTACACGGGCGCGGACGTCGAGCATGACGAGTTCGGACGCGGTTGGGTCTGGGGGAGTGGCCGGGGGCTGATTACCGTGCGCTTTGAGCAGCGGGGAGGCCGGCCTGGGCCGGTTCGCACCCTGCCCCTCGACGACCCGGCGCTGCATCTCGCGGAACCCGAGCCTCTCCATGGGGCTGAGGAGAGGGGCTCTCGCGAGAGCTAA
- the thpR gene encoding RNA 2',3'-cyclic phosphodiesterase: protein MANRMFVAVLPPEYVVEELDALLRPRRSHDPRLRWTKPEGWHLTLAFMADVPDIERLEETLDEATATAAPFQIRVASGLSFPHPVQARLLALGVTEGERELAALSTKCRGAANRAGAAPDGARFVGHLTLARANRGIQATKWLGVLDSFPGWDVPVNEVALVQSHQVGRSYEVVERFELRGTKP from the coding sequence ATGGCGAATCGAATGTTTGTGGCGGTGTTGCCCCCAGAATATGTGGTTGAAGAACTGGACGCTCTGCTGCGCCCCCGGCGTAGCCACGACCCAAGACTGCGCTGGACCAAACCCGAAGGCTGGCATCTCACCTTGGCGTTCATGGCTGACGTCCCGGACATCGAGCGCTTGGAGGAAACGCTCGACGAGGCTACAGCCACGGCGGCACCGTTTCAGATCCGCGTCGCATCTGGCCTGTCGTTCCCGCATCCGGTGCAGGCCAGGTTGCTGGCACTCGGTGTGACCGAGGGCGAGCGCGAGTTGGCTGCGCTGTCGACGAAGTGTCGAGGCGCTGCGAATCGTGCAGGGGCCGCGCCGGACGGGGCGCGCTTCGTCGGGCACCTCACGCTCGCCCGCGCCAATCGCGGTATCCAGGCGACGAAGTGGCTCGGCGTGCTCGATTCCTTCCCAGGATGGGACGTGCCGGTGAATGAGGTGGCGCTGGTGCAGTCGCATCAGGTGGGGCGCAGCTATGAGGTGGTCGAGCGATTCGAGCTTCGGGGGACGAAGCCCTAG
- the rph gene encoding ribonuclease PH, which translates to MSFSRFDGRRPDELRQVKITRHWLDHAEGSVLVEFGKTRVLVAASATVGVPRWRKDSGLGWVTAEYEMLPRATHTRSDRESRRGKVGGRTHEISRLIGRSLRAIIDMEKLGENTIVLDCDVLQADGGTRTASITGAYVALVDAVETLRSQGAIDGDPFTDSVAAISVGFLGDEALLDLAYEEDSQADTDLNVVMTGSGKFIEVQGTAEGEPFSREQLGQLLDLGALGCEQLTRLQREALA; encoded by the coding sequence ATGAGCTTTTCGCGCTTTGATGGACGCCGCCCCGACGAGCTGCGGCAGGTGAAGATCACCAGGCATTGGCTGGACCACGCGGAAGGGTCGGTGCTGGTCGAGTTCGGCAAGACCCGCGTGCTCGTCGCCGCGAGCGCCACCGTCGGGGTGCCGCGCTGGCGCAAAGACTCCGGCCTGGGCTGGGTGACCGCCGAATACGAGATGCTGCCGCGCGCGACGCACACCCGCTCCGACCGCGAATCGCGACGCGGCAAAGTCGGCGGACGCACCCACGAGATCTCGCGGCTCATCGGTCGCTCGCTGCGCGCCATCATTGACATGGAGAAGCTCGGCGAGAACACCATCGTGCTCGACTGCGACGTGCTCCAGGCCGACGGCGGCACCCGCACCGCGTCCATCACCGGCGCGTACGTGGCGCTCGTCGACGCAGTCGAAACCCTCCGTTCACAAGGGGCAATCGACGGTGATCCGTTCACCGATTCCGTCGCGGCGATCTCCGTAGGGTTCCTGGGCGACGAAGCACTCCTCGACCTCGCCTACGAAGAGGACTCCCAAGCCGACACCGACCTCAACGTCGTGATGACTGGTTCGGGCAAATTCATCGAGGTGCAGGGCACCGCCGAAGGTGAGCCCTTCTCCCGCGAACAGCTGGGGCAACTCCTCGACCTCGGCGCACTCGGCTGTGAGCAGCTCACCCGGTTGCAGCGCGAGGCCCTGGCATGA
- a CDS encoding nicotinate phosphoribosyltransferase has product MRDVAHQVHRIIPDDGDPLPLHGSLDGFLGARYGLSHTSKLATDPKEGHGIGSRVERMSTALLTDHYELTMVQAARVAGTDSRRSLFDLFARRLPEGRRYGVVVGVGRALDAVENFRFGDEEVNFLVSNNIVDDDTAEWLANYRFSGNIWGYPEGEVYFPGSPVLSVEGTFAEAVILETVLLSIYNYDSAVASAASRMTWMAGDRPCAEMGARRINEHAAVAAARAAYIAGFAWTSDLEAGRRYGIPTAGTAAHSFTLLHDSEEDAFRAQLDTFGVGTTLLVDTYDIPTAIRTAVELTDGKLGSIRLDSGDLALVAREARDLLDDLGATETKIIVTSDLDEWQIALLQGAPVDGYGVGTNLVTGSGHPTASFVYKLVARADSNDPDAPLEPVAKKSSGKGSLGGRKFAMRRLDAQGKAEAEVIGLGTPPDNDGNDRDLLVDMVVDGERVHHETLEQARERHLRSRTELPRSARRISKGDPVIETHVVDDHGRESQSPYTS; this is encoded by the coding sequence GTGCGCGACGTAGCTCATCAGGTTCACCGGATCATCCCAGACGATGGTGACCCACTGCCGCTGCACGGTAGCCTCGACGGCTTCCTCGGGGCGCGATACGGTCTCAGTCACACGTCCAAGCTTGCCACTGATCCCAAGGAAGGGCACGGCATCGGCAGTAGAGTTGAGCGCATGAGCACAGCCCTGCTGACCGACCACTACGAACTCACCATGGTGCAGGCCGCCCGCGTCGCCGGCACGGATAGCCGACGCAGCCTGTTCGACCTCTTCGCCAGGCGCCTGCCCGAGGGGCGTCGCTACGGAGTGGTTGTGGGCGTCGGGCGCGCGCTCGACGCCGTCGAGAACTTCCGCTTCGGCGACGAAGAAGTGAATTTCCTCGTCAGCAACAACATCGTCGACGATGACACCGCCGAGTGGCTCGCGAACTACCGCTTCAGCGGCAACATCTGGGGCTACCCCGAAGGCGAGGTGTACTTCCCCGGATCGCCCGTGCTCTCCGTCGAGGGCACCTTCGCGGAGGCCGTCATCTTGGAGACGGTGCTGCTCAGCATCTACAACTACGATTCCGCCGTCGCCTCCGCCGCGTCGCGCATGACATGGATGGCCGGCGACCGCCCCTGCGCAGAGATGGGCGCGCGACGCATCAACGAACACGCCGCCGTCGCCGCCGCCCGCGCCGCCTACATCGCGGGCTTCGCATGGACCTCCGACCTCGAAGCCGGCCGCCGCTACGGCATCCCGACGGCGGGCACCGCCGCGCACTCCTTCACCCTCCTCCACGACTCCGAAGAAGACGCCTTCCGCGCGCAGCTCGACACCTTCGGCGTCGGCACCACACTGCTGGTCGACACCTACGACATCCCGACGGCCATCCGCACCGCCGTAGAACTCACGGACGGCAAACTTGGGTCGATCCGCCTCGACTCCGGCGATCTCGCACTCGTCGCCCGCGAAGCCCGCGACCTGCTCGACGATCTCGGCGCGACGGAGACGAAGATCATCGTCACGTCGGATCTCGACGAATGGCAGATCGCCCTGCTGCAGGGCGCGCCCGTCGACGGGTACGGCGTCGGCACGAACCTCGTCACCGGGTCCGGCCACCCGACGGCGTCGTTCGTGTACAAGCTCGTTGCCCGCGCCGACTCCAACGATCCCGACGCGCCGCTGGAGCCCGTCGCGAAGAAATCGTCTGGGAAGGGGTCGCTCGGGGGTCGTAAGTTCGCCATGCGGCGGCTTGATGCGCAGGGCAAGGCCGAGGCTGAGGTGATCGGGCTGGGCACACCCCCCGACAACGACGGCAACGACCGCGATTTGCTGGTTGACATGGTCGTCGACGGCGAACGCGTCCATCACGAGACGCTCGAGCAGGCGCGCGAACGCCACCTGCGCTCACGCACGGAACTGCCGCGCTCCGCCCGTCGGATTTCGAAGGGCGATCCGGTGATCGAAACGCACGTCGTCGACGACCACGGGCGCGAGAGTCAGAGCCCGTACACCAGCTGA
- a CDS encoding IS5 family transposase — protein sequence MGRSRWTPRSPAPTSTRRTSPATQGDGSNYKNPREEPADHGIGRSRGGLSTKIHQLVDGTGLPLVSLITPGQAGDSPMLLPLLEQLRVTRPVGRPRTRPEAVLGDKAYSSRAIRTHLRARGIKAVIPEPADQQGHRRRRGARGGRPVSLDADAYKGRNVIERQYAHLKQWRGLATRYDKYAIIYRAAVVLNAVLAWSKRLSDMP from the coding sequence ATTGGTCGGTCTCGGTGGACTCCACGATCGCCCGCGCCCACCAGCACGCGACGAACATCACCCGCCACACAGGGGGATGGATCGAACTACAAGAATCCGCGTGAGGAGCCGGCCGATCACGGCATCGGGCGCTCCCGTGGCGGGCTGAGCACGAAGATCCATCAGCTCGTCGATGGGACCGGGCTGCCGCTGGTCAGCCTGATCACCCCCGGCCAGGCAGGGGACTCCCCGATGCTGCTTCCTCTTCTGGAGCAGCTGCGCGTGACCCGGCCAGTAGGGCGGCCCCGGACCCGCCCCGAGGCCGTGCTGGGCGATAAGGCGTACTCCTCCCGGGCGATCCGCACCCACCTACGTGCCCGTGGGATCAAAGCGGTCATCCCCGAACCGGCCGACCAGCAGGGCCACCGCAGACGGCGCGGTGCCCGCGGCGGGCGCCCCGTCAGCCTCGACGCGGACGCCTACAAGGGCCGCAACGTCATCGAGCGTCAGTACGCTCACCTGAAGCAGTGGCGGGGTCTGGCGACCCGGTATGACAAGTACGCGATCATCTACAGGGCCGCTGTGGTCCTGAATGCTGTGCTCGCATGGTCAAAACGATTGTCAGACATGCCCTAG
- a CDS encoding thymidylate synthase — MKQYLDLLERIMADGVVKADRTGTGTRSIFGHQMRFDLTEGFPLVTTKKVHTRSVFGELLWFLRGDTNVAWLHEHGISIWDEWADEHGDLGPIYGHQWRSWPTPSGEHIDQIARVIDGLRTNPDSRRHIVSAWNVADVDDMALPPCHTMFQFYVADGRLSCQLYQRSADVFLGVPFNIASYALLTHMVAQVTGLQVGDFVHTLGDAHIYSNHVEQVALQRTREPRPLPTLRLNPDVREIDAFELSDIELSGYDPHPAIKAPVAV, encoded by the coding sequence GTGAAGCAGTACCTCGACCTGCTGGAGCGCATCATGGCCGACGGTGTGGTCAAGGCCGACCGCACCGGAACCGGCACGCGCAGCATCTTCGGACACCAGATGCGCTTCGACCTCACCGAAGGGTTTCCCCTTGTCACGACGAAGAAGGTGCACACTCGGTCGGTGTTTGGCGAGCTGCTGTGGTTCCTGCGCGGCGACACCAACGTCGCGTGGCTGCACGAGCACGGCATCTCGATCTGGGACGAGTGGGCCGACGAACACGGCGACCTGGGGCCGATCTACGGCCACCAGTGGCGCAGCTGGCCGACGCCTTCGGGCGAGCACATCGACCAGATTGCGCGCGTGATCGACGGGCTGCGCACCAACCCAGATTCGCGGCGCCACATCGTCTCGGCGTGGAACGTGGCGGATGTCGACGACATGGCCCTGCCGCCGTGCCACACCATGTTTCAGTTTTATGTGGCCGACGGGCGGTTGAGCTGCCAGCTGTATCAGCGCTCCGCCGACGTGTTCCTCGGCGTGCCGTTCAACATTGCGAGCTACGCGCTGCTGACGCACATGGTGGCGCAGGTCACGGGGCTCCAGGTGGGCGATTTTGTGCACACGCTCGGCGACGCGCACATCTACTCCAACCACGTGGAGCAGGTGGCGCTGCAGCGAACGCGCGAGCCGCGGCCGCTGCCGACGCTGCGCCTGAACCCCGACGTGCGCGAGATCGACGCGTTCGAGCTCAGCGACATCGAGTTGAGCGGGTACGATCCGCACCCCGCGATCAAGGCCCCCGTGGCGGTGTGA
- the murI gene encoding glutamate racemase, producing MGVSVGQPIGVFDSGFGGLTVVRSLVEQLPNEDLIYLGDTARAPYGPRPIAEVREFALQGLDFLVDKGVKALVIACNSASSAAIRDARERYDVPIIDVVLPAATRAVATTRNGRVGVIATESTVSSGSYDEAVAVAQHVQLTKQAAPRFVEFVEAGVTGGPELLDAAREYLAPIQRDQCDTLILGCTHYPLLQGVISFVLGDSVTLVSSSDACAQATYSRLVQMSLLRHHPREARRTFFTTGDPGDFRGIGRRLVGGFVGNATTVELG from the coding sequence GTGGGAGTGAGCGTCGGCCAGCCGATTGGCGTGTTTGATTCGGGCTTCGGTGGGCTGACCGTCGTGCGGTCACTCGTCGAACAGTTGCCCAACGAGGACCTCATCTACCTGGGTGATACCGCGCGGGCGCCGTACGGGCCGCGCCCCATTGCTGAGGTGCGCGAGTTTGCGTTGCAGGGGCTCGATTTCCTCGTTGACAAGGGAGTTAAGGCCCTGGTGATCGCCTGTAACTCGGCGTCGTCGGCGGCGATCCGCGACGCCCGGGAGCGCTATGACGTGCCCATTATCGACGTGGTGTTGCCCGCCGCGACGCGCGCCGTCGCCACTACTCGTAACGGACGGGTGGGGGTGATCGCGACGGAGTCGACGGTGTCGTCGGGCTCATACGACGAGGCGGTTGCCGTCGCGCAGCATGTGCAGCTGACGAAGCAAGCCGCGCCGCGGTTCGTGGAGTTCGTCGAGGCGGGGGTGACCGGCGGGCCCGAGCTGCTCGACGCGGCGCGCGAGTATCTGGCGCCGATTCAGCGTGATCAGTGCGACACGCTGATCCTCGGCTGCACCCACTACCCGCTGTTGCAGGGGGTGATCTCGTTCGTCCTGGGGGATTCGGTTACGCTCGTGTCCAGCTCTGATGCCTGCGCTCAGGCGACGTACTCGCGGCTGGTGCAGATGTCGTTGCTGCGCCATCATCCCCGCGAGGCGCGCCGCACGTTTTTCACGACGGGCGACCCCGGGGATTTCCGAGGGATCGGAAGGCGCTTGGTTGGGGGCTTCGTCGGGAATGCCACCACCGTTGAGTTGGGCTGA